The DNA sequence TGCGGTGCCGGGGATCGGCACCGCCCGTTTGAACCATGACATGGAGGTTGTACCCATGAAGAAGCGCTTTGCTGTCGTTCTGGTCCTGCTGTCCCTCTGCCTGCCGGTGGCCTGGGCCTCCGGTCCGGTAAACCCCAACACGGCCTCGGTCGAGGAGCTGTCCCAGCTCACCAACATCGGGCCGGCCAAGGCACAGGCGATCGTTGCCGACCGGGAAGAGAACGGACCGTTTCGTTCGGTCCAGGAACTTACCCGGGTGAGCGGGATCGGCGAACGCACGGTGGAGATGAATCTGGATCGGATCCAGCTCGACTAAAGCGTGGCCGGGCCGGGGTCTTCACGGAGGCCCCGGCCTCTGGCGGACAATCGCGTGGAGGGAGAATGACGAAGAAAGAGCAGCGTATTCGCATGGCCGTTTTTCCGGTCGCTGGGATGGGCACGCGCTTCCTGCCGGCGACCAAGGCGAACCCGAAGGAGATGCTGCCGATCGTCGATAAGCCTCTGATTCAATATGCGGCGGAAGAGGCGGTCGCAGCGGGTATCGAGACGCTGGTGTTCGTGACCGGACGCAACAAGCGGTCGATCCCGGACCATTTCGACAAGGCCTACGAACTCGAAAGCGAACTCGAGCAGCGGGGCAAGAGCCGCATGCTGGAACTGGTTCGGAATATCCTCCCGCCCGAGGTAACCTGCGTGTATCTCCGGCAGGCAGATGCGCTCGGCCTCGGGCACGCCGTCGGCTGCGCCCGGCCGATCGTGCAGCATG is a window from the Thioalkalivibrio paradoxus ARh 1 genome containing:
- a CDS encoding ComEA family DNA-binding protein; the encoded protein is MKKRFAVVLVLLSLCLPVAWASGPVNPNTASVEELSQLTNIGPAKAQAIVADREENGPFRSVQELTRVSGIGERTVEMNLDRIQLD